One window of Curtobacterium sp. 458 genomic DNA carries:
- a CDS encoding triose-phosphate isomerase family protein, translating to MTLVGVSLKTYFSHARTLEWTAAVVETARTHPAVRSGAVELFVVPTFPALVPVREVIGDAPVLLGAQDLAWADEGAFTGEVSGAELREIGVDLVEIGHAERRSLFHETDEDVAGKVHAAYRNHLRPLVCVGEPHRASSADAIDEVTAQLDRSLATATADGLAGPLIVAYEPVWAIGAPAPAPDDHIVDVLAGLEAHLASRPELTGSTVIYGGSAGPGLLTRGQGRIGGLFLGRFAHDPAAIATILDEALTLQEQVVRA from the coding sequence GTGACGCTCGTCGGGGTGTCGCTGAAGACGTACTTCTCGCACGCCCGGACCCTGGAGTGGACGGCCGCGGTCGTGGAGACCGCGCGCACCCACCCCGCGGTCCGGTCGGGTGCGGTCGAGCTGTTCGTGGTCCCGACGTTCCCGGCGCTCGTGCCCGTGCGCGAGGTCATCGGCGATGCTCCGGTGCTGCTCGGGGCGCAGGACCTGGCGTGGGCCGACGAGGGGGCGTTCACGGGAGAGGTCTCGGGCGCCGAGCTCCGTGAGATCGGCGTCGACCTCGTCGAGATCGGCCACGCCGAACGGCGGAGCCTGTTCCACGAGACCGACGAGGACGTCGCGGGGAAGGTGCACGCGGCGTACCGCAACCACCTGCGGCCGCTGGTCTGCGTCGGGGAGCCGCACCGTGCCTCCAGTGCGGACGCGATCGACGAGGTGACCGCGCAACTGGACCGCTCGCTCGCCACCGCGACCGCGGACGGTCTCGCCGGGCCGCTGATCGTCGCGTACGAGCCCGTGTGGGCGATCGGTGCGCCGGCGCCCGCGCCGGACGACCACATCGTGGACGTGCTCGCCGGGCTCGAGGCGCACCTCGCGTCGCGGCCGGAACTCACCGGCAGCACGGTGATCTACGGCGGCAGTGCCGGACCGGGGCTGCTCACCCGTGGGCAGGGGCGGATCGGCGGGCTGTTCCTCGGACGCTTCGCGCACGACCCGGCCGCGATCGCCACCATCCTCGACGAGGCACTGACCCTGCAGGAGCAGGTGGTGCGCGCATGA
- a CDS encoding ribose-5-phosphate isomerase yields the protein MPDTEQPAQQFRLVVGSDDAGFEYKETIKRDLEADPRVASVVDVGVDADGHTAYPHVAVDAARMVANGEADRAILVCGTGLGVAISANKVPGIRAVTAHDSFSVERSILSNDAQVLCMGQRVVGVEVARRMAKEWLGYTFDPSSASAEKVQAICAYDGSAPVGTDAP from the coding sequence ATGCCTGACACCGAGCAGCCCGCGCAGCAGTTCCGTCTCGTCGTCGGCTCCGACGACGCCGGCTTCGAGTACAAGGAGACGATCAAGCGCGACCTCGAGGCCGACCCGCGCGTCGCCTCCGTGGTCGACGTCGGTGTGGACGCGGACGGGCACACCGCCTACCCGCACGTCGCCGTCGACGCCGCACGCATGGTCGCGAACGGCGAGGCCGACCGGGCGATCCTGGTCTGCGGCACCGGGCTCGGCGTCGCGATCAGCGCGAACAAGGTCCCGGGCATCCGTGCGGTCACGGCGCACGACTCCTTCAGCGTCGAGCGCTCGATCCTGTCGAACGACGCCCAGGTCCTCTGCATGGGCCAGCGGGTCGTCGGTGTCGAGGTCGCGCGACGGATGGCGAAGGAGTGGCTCGGCTACACCTTCGACCCGTCCAGCGCGAGCGCCGAGAAGGTCCAGGCCATCTGCGCCTACGACGGCTCGGCGCCGGTCGGGACCGACGCACCGTGA
- a CDS encoding dihydroxyacetone kinase family protein, with the protein MTRLYNDPADFADEMVDGFVAANRARVRKVHGGVARATTSPDGTVALVVGGGSGHYPAFGGLVGHGLAAGAAMGNLFASPSAQQVTAVAAAVDHGGGVLLSYGNYAGDVLNFDAAARTLEARGIPVRTVRVTDDVASAPADRAHERRGIAGDLCVFKVAGAAAERGDDLDAVATLAERANDRTRSFGVAFSGCSLPGADEPLFTVPEGRMAIGMGIHGERGIAEADVPSAAGLAELLVDRLLTELPTGVVPDGARVVPILNGLGSVKYEELFVVFGSVVRLLEAAGAVVVEPEVGELVTSFDMAGVSLTLLWLDDELEHLWAAPADSPAYRKGGAVPAEPVSEQELVAGTLAPVTVGSEASRRSAAVVARAIDAVRATVDDHVDELGRIDAVAGDGDHGIGMQRGSTAAAAAARGAVERGAGAGGLLAIAGDAWSDKAGGTSGAIWGAALEALGRVVGDESRPSAATVADAVHAAAEAVLAFGAVVGDKTMVDALVPFDDVLSARVRAGDDLVTAWSAASAAASAAASATADLLPRKGRARTHGEDAVGTPDAGAISFALITAAVLATLTPQKEEQHA; encoded by the coding sequence ATGACCCGGCTGTACAACGACCCGGCGGACTTCGCCGACGAGATGGTGGACGGGTTCGTCGCCGCGAACCGGGCGCGGGTCCGGAAGGTGCACGGCGGGGTCGCCCGCGCCACCACGAGCCCCGACGGCACCGTCGCCCTCGTCGTCGGCGGTGGCTCCGGTCACTACCCGGCGTTCGGCGGCCTCGTGGGGCACGGCCTCGCGGCGGGCGCGGCGATGGGGAACCTCTTCGCCAGCCCGAGTGCCCAGCAGGTCACCGCGGTGGCGGCCGCCGTCGACCACGGCGGGGGAGTCCTCCTCTCCTACGGCAACTACGCCGGCGACGTGCTGAACTTCGACGCCGCCGCCCGGACCCTCGAGGCGCGGGGCATCCCCGTCCGCACGGTCCGGGTGACCGACGACGTCGCCAGTGCACCGGCGGACCGGGCGCACGAGCGTCGCGGGATCGCCGGGGACCTCTGCGTGTTCAAGGTCGCCGGCGCCGCGGCCGAGCGCGGGGACGACCTCGACGCCGTCGCCACCCTCGCCGAGCGCGCGAACGACCGGACGCGGAGCTTCGGTGTCGCCTTCTCCGGCTGCTCGCTCCCGGGCGCCGACGAACCGCTCTTCACGGTCCCGGAGGGGCGCATGGCGATCGGCATGGGCATCCACGGCGAGCGGGGCATCGCGGAGGCGGACGTCCCGAGCGCGGCCGGTCTCGCGGAGTTGCTCGTCGACCGCCTGCTCACCGAGCTCCCGACCGGCGTCGTGCCGGACGGTGCCCGGGTCGTGCCGATCCTCAACGGCCTCGGCAGCGTCAAGTACGAGGAGCTGTTCGTCGTCTTCGGCAGCGTCGTCCGTCTGCTCGAGGCGGCCGGAGCGGTCGTCGTCGAGCCCGAGGTCGGCGAACTCGTCACGAGCTTCGACATGGCCGGCGTCTCGTTGACGCTCCTCTGGCTCGACGACGAACTCGAGCACCTCTGGGCAGCGCCCGCCGACAGCCCCGCGTACCGGAAGGGCGGAGCCGTGCCGGCCGAGCCGGTGTCCGAGCAGGAACTCGTCGCCGGCACCCTGGCCCCGGTCACCGTCGGCTCCGAGGCGTCCCGTCGCTCGGCGGCGGTCGTGGCCCGCGCGATCGACGCGGTCCGTGCGACCGTCGACGACCACGTCGACGAACTCGGGCGCATCGACGCCGTCGCGGGCGACGGCGACCACGGCATCGGGATGCAGCGCGGCTCCACCGCAGCGGCTGCCGCGGCGCGCGGCGCCGTCGAGCGCGGCGCCGGAGCCGGTGGCCTCCTCGCGATCGCCGGGGACGCCTGGTCCGACAAGGCCGGCGGCACGTCCGGTGCGATCTGGGGAGCCGCCCTGGAGGCACTGGGTCGCGTGGTCGGGGACGAGTCGCGTCCGTCCGCCGCCACCGTCGCGGACGCAGTGCACGCCGCCGCGGAGGCGGTCCTGGCCTTCGGCGCCGTCGTCGGCGACAAGACGATGGTCGACGCCCTCGTACCGTTCGACGACGTGCTGTCCGCGCGGGTCCGGGCGGGGGACGACCTCGTCACCGCCTGGTCGGCCGCCTCGGCAGCGGCCAGCGCGGCCGCCAGCGCGACCGCCGACCTCCTCCCGCGCAAGGGCCGCGCCCGCACGCACGGCGAGGACGCGGTCGGTACGCCGGACGCCGGCGCGATCTCGTTCGCCCTCATCACCGCAGCGGTCCTCGCGACCCTCACCCCGCAGAAGGAAGAGCAGCATGCCTGA
- a CDS encoding MFS transporter: MDIPATRGIPTSAVERSAIRKIATRIVPFVALMFFINFLDRTAISFAAPNGLEADLGLTAAQFGFASGVFFIGYLVLEVPSNLALHKFGARVWLARIMITWGIVSLLFTWVQNYPQLVGLRFLLGVAEAGFFPGAILFLSTWVPARHRGKMLALFYLAQPLTSVIGSPLAGWLMTHEGLLGGLEGWRFMFLCVSIPAIIVGLLCLVVLKDKPSQAKWLDEDEKTWLEGALAAENKDKQDGHGAKGGLKAAFGSGRVWMLAGVYFGFIYGLYALSFFLPTIIDGFQQQFGTTFDLFQKGLITAIPYLPAAVVLYFWSRDAFRRGVQVWHIAVPALVGGLSIPVALYMNSPAATVAVIAVTACAIFAALPNFWTMPTRFLSGAAAAAGVALINTLGNLGGFAAPYITGALKDATGGYQLPMFVVGFFMLLSSVLMVVLARRSKGELTGSIRTVESERAETRA, translated from the coding sequence GTGGACATCCCCGCGACCCGAGGCATCCCGACCTCGGCGGTCGAACGATCGGCCATCCGCAAGATCGCGACACGCATCGTGCCCTTCGTGGCGCTGATGTTCTTCATCAACTTCCTCGACCGCACCGCGATCTCGTTCGCCGCCCCGAACGGTCTCGAGGCCGACCTCGGTCTGACGGCGGCGCAGTTCGGGTTCGCGTCCGGGGTCTTCTTCATCGGCTACCTCGTGCTCGAGGTCCCGTCGAACCTGGCGCTCCACAAGTTCGGCGCCCGCGTGTGGCTCGCCCGCATCATGATCACGTGGGGCATCGTCTCGCTGCTCTTCACGTGGGTGCAGAACTACCCGCAGCTCGTCGGCCTCCGCTTCCTGCTCGGTGTCGCCGAAGCGGGGTTCTTCCCGGGCGCGATCCTGTTCCTCTCGACCTGGGTCCCCGCACGTCACCGCGGCAAGATGCTCGCGCTGTTCTACCTGGCGCAGCCGCTCACCAGTGTCATCGGGTCGCCGCTCGCCGGCTGGCTGATGACCCACGAGGGACTGCTCGGCGGCCTCGAGGGCTGGCGCTTCATGTTCCTCTGCGTCTCCATCCCCGCGATCATCGTCGGCCTCCTCTGCCTCGTCGTGCTCAAGGACAAGCCGTCCCAGGCGAAGTGGCTCGACGAGGACGAGAAGACCTGGCTCGAGGGCGCGCTCGCAGCGGAGAACAAGGACAAGCAGGACGGGCACGGCGCGAAGGGCGGTCTCAAGGCAGCCTTCGGGTCCGGCCGGGTCTGGATGCTCGCCGGCGTCTACTTCGGCTTCATCTACGGCCTCTACGCGCTGAGCTTCTTCCTCCCCACGATCATCGACGGCTTCCAGCAGCAGTTCGGCACCACGTTCGACCTGTTCCAGAAGGGCCTCATCACGGCCATCCCGTACCTCCCCGCCGCGGTGGTCCTCTACTTCTGGTCCCGTGACGCGTTCCGCCGCGGCGTGCAGGTCTGGCACATCGCGGTCCCGGCCCTCGTCGGCGGCCTGTCGATCCCCGTCGCGCTCTACATGAACTCGCCGGCGGCCACCGTCGCCGTCATCGCGGTCACCGCCTGCGCGATCTTCGCCGCCCTCCCGAACTTCTGGACCATGCCGACCCGGTTCCTCTCCGGTGCGGCGGCCGCGGCGGGTGTCGCGCTCATCAACACGCTCGGCAACCTCGGCGGGTTCGCCGCGCCGTACATCACGGGTGCGCTCAAGGACGCCACGGGCGGCTACCAGCTCCCGATGTTCGTGGTCGGGTTCTTCATGCTGCTGTCGAGCGTGCTCATGGTCGTGCTCGCCCGCCGCAGCAAGGGCGAGCTGACCGGCAGCATCCGCACGGTCGAGTCCGAGCGGGCGGAGACCCGCGCATGA
- a CDS encoding FadR/GntR family transcriptional regulator produces the protein MPAFSENDPLNIRLELESVPAGSPASEVARQLVSLLTAGDLAPGSRLPSERVLSERLGVGRSAVREALAALEILGIVQIRPGSGTYLRGGTSDLLPTTLSWGLMLASNRTRELLEVRSSLERTAAILAAQRATPEQLDELQTYLDRQQESLDDPDAFIDADVRFHVLMARAAGNDVLADLLQSLRSMLSVWVGRRVRTRQATEAAYDEHRAILAALRAGDVAATQRAMDEHMATASARIENAEPVPAEADAS, from the coding sequence ATGCCCGCGTTCAGTGAGAACGACCCGCTCAACATCCGCCTCGAACTCGAGTCGGTGCCGGCCGGGTCCCCCGCCTCCGAGGTCGCGCGGCAGCTCGTGTCCCTGCTGACCGCGGGTGACCTGGCGCCCGGCTCCCGGCTGCCGTCCGAGCGGGTGCTCTCCGAGCGCCTCGGTGTCGGCCGGTCCGCCGTGCGGGAAGCCCTCGCGGCGCTGGAGATCCTCGGCATCGTGCAGATCCGACCGGGATCGGGCACCTACCTGCGTGGCGGCACCTCGGACCTGCTGCCCACGACGCTCTCGTGGGGGCTCATGCTCGCCTCGAACCGGACACGGGAACTGCTCGAGGTGCGGTCCTCGCTCGAGCGGACGGCGGCGATCCTCGCGGCGCAGCGGGCCACCCCGGAGCAGCTCGACGAGCTGCAGACCTACCTCGACCGCCAGCAGGAGTCACTCGACGACCCGGACGCGTTCATCGATGCCGACGTCCGGTTCCACGTCCTCATGGCCCGGGCCGCGGGGAACGACGTGCTCGCGGACCTGCTGCAGAGCCTCCGGTCGATGCTGAGCGTCTGGGTCGGTCGACGGGTGCGCACGCGGCAGGCGACCGAGGCCGCGTACGACGAGCACCGGGCGATCCTCGCTGCCCTGCGCGCCGGGGACGTCGCGGCGACGCAGCGGGCGATGGACGAGCACATGGCCACGGCGAGCGCCCGCATCGAGAACGCCGAGCCCGTCCCGGCGGAGGCCGACGCCAGCTGA